A region of the Bacillus thermozeamaize genome:
GGCTGAGGAGATCATCCAGATTGTAGCGTTGCCTGGCCATCTCCTTCTCCCGAATGTTCCCGCCGGCAATCAGCACCGCCGGCTTGCCATCGACGATGTCGCGAATCCGCTTGCTCTTCATAAAGACATAGGCAAGCAGCACCTGGGTCAGCACCAGGGTCGTGATGGGGATGATCGCATCCAACAGCGGCTTGTTTTGCTCCACTACGATGGATCCCATTTCCGCAATCATGATCGAGACGACCAGATCGAAGACTGTCAGCTTGGCGATCTCCCTGGCTCCCATCAACCGCATCATCACCAAAATAAAAAAGTAGATAAACAGCGTGCGCAAAAAAAGGCTGACCCAATCTTCCATCGGTGTGAAAACCTCCTTTGCCAGTTGACCCACCGAAGCGACTACCTGTAGTGTCAGCCCACATCTGGAAAGTATGCCTGACAAGTGCAACCAATCCGCTTCCAGCCCGCTATATCCAACCCTTTCGCTTGAACCAGAAGATCATTCCCAGCGTCATCAGCAGCATGCCCCCAAGAATCACCCACAACGACCAAGCCGTTTCCGCGTACGGGATGACGACGTTCATCCCGAAAATGCCGGTGACAAAGGACAGGGGCAGGACAATGGTCGAGATGATGGTCAACAGACGCATGATCTCGTTGGTTTTGGCCGTCGCGAAGGAGGAGTAAGTTTCCAATGCGCCGTTTACAAGATCGCGAAATGTTTCTGTGGAATCCGTCAAACGCTCCAAATGATCCATCAAATCGATAAAATAAGGGATATTTTCTTCCTGCACGGGAAACTGAAACTGCCCATTGGTGATGGCGAAAATCCGTCGTTGCGGCAGGATGACGCGGCGAATCAGGATCAGGGTGCGCTTGAGCGCCAGAAATTCGTCAATAATCTCCTCCAGATCCTGGCCGAACATCTCATCTTCCAGTTCATCAACCCGGATGCTCAACCGGT
Encoded here:
- a CDS encoding magnesium and cobalt transport protein CorA — protein: MIKTYFYNHSEQRMEHDVNLEELDKLLQSPDDLLWIDLYDVGGDELQYIAKLFNFHPLAIEDCLHISPRAKVDRYDDYYFFVVHALRYNEESDDEITTSELNIFLGPNYLVTIHRHRLQPIGRLAAICLKSVDYMNKGADYLLYSIVDGITDEYFPIMDRLSIRVDELEDEMFGQDLEEIIDEFLALKRTLILIRRVILPQRRIFAITNGQFQFPVQEENIPYFIDLMDHLERLTDSTETFRDLVNGALETYSSFATAKTNEIMRLLTIISTIVLPLSFVTGIFGMNVVIPYAETAWSLWVILGGMLLMTLGMIFWFKRKGWI